In Phreatobacter stygius, a genomic segment contains:
- a CDS encoding sensor histidine kinase, with protein sequence MMDATTARRVVVRPAIRSLRGRLDAASQTLRHIPVRWRIATVVILNLAFIGLLLLLIGSGAGAIRSAWNELQDARRIDRLLASIENEAGRLQTLIHRYFALPNDVVLNDIEARRKALLAKLALEKEIDLALQNPARSVTSVTERFMLGFDELRSVRETISSIYENEIRKPASELSQLYAVVEAAMSNRASLIAPSLGKSREAFSVFLVAINDYYLTQSVQAQREASSSIEVIQATAPVMIDLAETEFQKAAVQTLRERTDALRAGFGRLVTVLGMQNRLLQVEIDGNQAVMATVIQEVAERVRSHEDAAQERLDRTLRSVFVQAVGVAGLFLLFVAAIWALIARSIRVPLDDLAGSMANIVRGDLARPPAGLMAGDDIGRMARAVEVFRQNAIEKQRAELDLVAAKDRAETALAHLRETQESLIEAEKLAALGGLVAGVAHEVNNPIGISLTVASTLARRIDDFGRDVERGELRRSKLTEFVEGSREAAAQLSMNLQRAGEMVQAFKQVAVDRSHAERRSFDLAEATDQIVASLRPTLKRGGVRLNVSVPEGIVLDSYPGPYGQVVTNLFINALTHAFPEGRKGTFRIVAEAAAGDTVVVTFQDDGAGMTEAVQRQAFDPFFTTRRGEGGTGLGLNIVFNIVTRRLGGRITLSSVPERGTTFRMVLPLSAPQEPAERPPA encoded by the coding sequence ATGATGGACGCGACCACGGCAAGGCGGGTTGTGGTCCGTCCCGCCATCCGGTCGTTGCGGGGACGCCTGGATGCGGCCTCGCAGACGCTTCGGCATATTCCGGTGCGCTGGCGCATCGCCACCGTCGTCATCCTCAACCTCGCCTTCATTGGCCTCCTGCTGCTGCTGATCGGCTCGGGCGCCGGAGCGATCCGCTCGGCCTGGAACGAATTGCAGGATGCCCGGCGCATCGATCGCCTGCTCGCCTCGATCGAAAACGAGGCCGGCCGCCTGCAGACCCTGATCCACCGCTATTTCGCGCTGCCCAACGACGTCGTGCTGAACGACATCGAGGCGCGCCGCAAGGCGCTGCTGGCCAAGCTCGCCCTGGAGAAGGAGATCGATCTGGCGCTGCAGAACCCGGCGCGCTCGGTCACCAGCGTCACCGAACGGTTCATGCTCGGCTTCGATGAATTGCGCAGCGTGCGCGAGACCATCTCGTCGATCTATGAGAACGAGATCCGCAAGCCGGCGAGCGAATTGTCCCAGCTCTACGCCGTGGTCGAGGCGGCCATGAGCAACCGCGCCTCGCTGATCGCACCCTCGCTCGGCAAGTCGCGCGAGGCCTTTTCGGTCTTCCTGGTGGCGATCAACGACTATTACCTGACCCAGTCGGTGCAGGCCCAGCGCGAGGCCTCCTCGAGCATCGAAGTGATCCAGGCGACAGCGCCGGTCATGATCGATCTCGCCGAGACCGAGTTCCAGAAGGCGGCGGTGCAGACCCTGCGCGAGCGGACCGACGCCCTGCGCGCCGGCTTCGGCCGCCTGGTCACCGTGCTCGGCATGCAGAACCGGCTGCTGCAGGTCGAGATCGACGGCAATCAGGCGGTCATGGCAACCGTCATCCAGGAGGTCGCCGAACGCGTCCGCTCCCACGAGGATGCGGCGCAGGAGCGCCTCGACCGCACCCTGCGCTCGGTCTTTGTCCAGGCGGTCGGCGTTGCCGGCCTGTTCCTTCTGTTCGTCGCGGCGATCTGGGCCTTGATCGCGCGCTCGATCCGGGTGCCGCTCGACGACCTCGCCGGCAGCATGGCCAATATCGTGCGTGGCGATCTCGCCCGCCCGCCCGCCGGCCTGATGGCCGGCGATGATATCGGCCGCATGGCGCGCGCCGTCGAGGTGTTCCGCCAGAACGCCATCGAGAAGCAGCGCGCCGAACTGGACCTGGTGGCCGCCAAGGACCGGGCCGAGACCGCGCTCGCCCATTTGCGCGAGACCCAGGAGAGCCTGATCGAGGCCGAGAAGCTTGCGGCTCTCGGCGGCCTGGTCGCCGGCGTCGCCCATGAGGTGAACAACCCGATCGGCATCAGCCTGACGGTCGCCTCCACGCTGGCCCGCCGGATCGACGATTTCGGCCGGGATGTCGAGCGTGGTGAGCTGCGCCGGTCGAAACTGACCGAATTTGTCGAAGGCAGCCGCGAAGCGGCGGCGCAGCTGTCGATGAACCTGCAGCGCGCCGGCGAGATGGTGCAGGCGTTCAAGCAGGTGGCGGTCGACCGCAGCCATGCCGAGCGGCGCTCCTTCGATCTCGCCGAGGCCACCGACCAGATCGTCGCCAGCCTGCGGCCGACGCTCAAGCGCGGCGGCGTCAGGCTGAATGTCTCGGTGCCCGAGGGCATCGTGCTCGACAGCTATCCCGGCCCTTATGGCCAGGTGGTCACCAATCTCTTCATCAACGCCCTGACCCACGCCTTTCCGGAGGGCCGCAAGGGCACGTTCCGCATCGTCGCCGAGGCTGCCGCCGGCGACACCGTGGTCGTCACCTTCCAGGACGACGGCGCCGGCATGACGGAAGCCGTCCAGCGTCAGGCCTTCGATCCGTTCTTCACCACCAGGCGTGGCGAAGGCGGCACCGGCCTTGGTCTCAACATCGTCTTCAACATCGTGACGCGCCGCCTCGGCGGCCGCATCACGCTGTCTTCGGTGCCCGAGCGCGGCACCACCTTCCGTATGGTCCTGCCGCTCAGCGCGCCGCAGGAGCCCGCCGAACGTCCCCCGGCCTGA
- a CDS encoding sensor histidine kinase yields the protein MNDKDRDDDLIHVVEDGPKAPLREQHRWKVAIIDDDPAVHSGTRYALYDYELAGAGLELLSAYSAAEGRALLAAHPDMAVVLLDVVMESDGAGLELVQQIRNVLKNDTVRIILRTGQPGQAPERQVIVDYDINDYKAKTELTADKLFTALTAAIRSYQQLMRLVETRRGLELIVDAASELFDLKSMRKLAEGVLTQIAGLIQAHCEGILVLREDQRDGYAILAGSGVYAGVVGTGESGLDKTMADLVGSAFEQRCHTFRGEQTMLYIKTASAREVVVALRSDRPLSETDRTLVAVFCGRLSTAFDNVILYEQLQAANETLEQRVGERTRQLTGANERLTAQWTRLKRTNDHKAEVLGTVAHDLKNPLGVILGRSEMMRELLELAPPNIERAKAQIEQVRSSVARMTTMVDGLINDAMLDAEDIVLRLADIDTVTVIAAVIDANRPLAERKQQNLVYDGPRTLAGRADPDRIREAIDNLVSNAIKYSPPGGRIAVALSTGENGHRVAVTDSGPGLSPEDHDRLFGRFQRLSAKPTAGESSTGLGLFIARRIVELHGGRITAASHGPGEGATFSLTLPPPSAGVPS from the coding sequence ATGAACGACAAAGACCGCGACGACGATCTGATCCATGTGGTTGAGGATGGACCGAAGGCGCCGCTGCGCGAGCAGCACCGCTGGAAGGTGGCGATCATCGACGATGATCCGGCGGTTCATTCCGGCACGCGCTACGCGCTCTACGATTATGAGCTGGCCGGCGCCGGCCTCGAGCTTCTGTCCGCCTATTCGGCCGCCGAGGGCAGGGCGCTGCTCGCGGCCCATCCGGACATGGCGGTGGTGCTGCTCGACGTCGTGATGGAAAGCGACGGCGCCGGCCTGGAACTGGTCCAGCAGATCCGCAACGTGCTCAAGAACGACACGGTCAGGATCATCCTGCGCACCGGCCAGCCGGGCCAGGCGCCCGAGCGCCAGGTGATCGTCGATTATGACATCAACGACTACAAGGCGAAGACCGAGCTGACCGCCGACAAGCTGTTCACCGCGCTGACCGCCGCGATCCGCAGCTACCAGCAATTGATGCGGCTGGTCGAAACCCGCCGCGGCCTCGAACTGATCGTCGACGCGGCGTCCGAACTGTTCGACCTGAAATCCATGCGCAAGCTCGCCGAGGGCGTGCTGACCCAGATCGCCGGGCTGATCCAGGCTCATTGCGAGGGCATATTGGTGCTGCGCGAGGACCAGCGCGACGGTTATGCCATCCTCGCCGGATCGGGTGTCTATGCCGGCGTCGTCGGCACCGGCGAGAGCGGTCTCGACAAGACCATGGCCGATCTCGTCGGCTCGGCCTTCGAGCAGCGCTGCCACACCTTCCGGGGTGAACAGACCATGCTCTACATCAAGACCGCCAGCGCCCGCGAGGTGGTGGTCGCCCTCCGCTCCGACCGGCCGCTGTCGGAGACCGACCGCACTTTGGTCGCGGTGTTCTGCGGCCGGCTGTCGACCGCCTTCGACAATGTCATTCTCTACGAGCAGCTGCAGGCGGCCAACGAGACGCTGGAGCAGCGGGTGGGCGAGCGGACGCGCCAATTGACCGGCGCCAATGAGCGGCTGACCGCGCAATGGACCCGGCTGAAGCGCACCAACGACCACAAGGCCGAGGTGCTGGGCACGGTCGCCCATGACCTCAAGAACCCGCTGGGCGTCATTCTCGGCCGCTCCGAGATGATGCGCGAGCTGCTCGAGCTGGCGCCGCCCAATATCGAGCGCGCCAAGGCGCAGATCGAACAGGTGCGCTCCTCGGTCGCGCGCATGACCACCATGGTCGACGGACTGATCAACGATGCCATGCTGGATGCCGAGGACATCGTGCTCAGGCTCGCCGATATCGACACGGTGACGGTGATCGCGGCGGTCATCGACGCCAACCGGCCGCTCGCCGAGCGCAAGCAGCAGAACCTTGTCTATGACGGTCCGCGGACCCTCGCCGGCCGCGCCGACCCGGACCGGATCCGCGAGGCGATCGACAATCTGGTCTCCAACGCGATCAAATATTCGCCGCCGGGCGGGCGCATCGCGGTGGCGCTGTCGACCGGCGAGAACGGTCATCGGGTGGCGGTGACCGACAGTGGTCCGGGCCTGTCGCCGGAAGACCATGACCGCCTGTTCGGGCGGTTCCAGCGGCTCTCGGCCAAGCCGACCGCGGGCGAAAGCTCGACCGGCCTTGGCCTGTTCATTGCGCGCCGCATCGTCGAGCTGCATGGCGGGCGCATCACCGCGGCGAGCCACGGCCCGGGCGAGGGGGCCACTTTCAGCCTGACCTTGCCGCCGCCGTCGGCTGGAGTGCCGTCATGA
- a CDS encoding response regulator: MTAANQHIMVVDDEPAARDMVGDYLKMHGFQVTLCDGAASLRRAIAAGRPDLIVLDLNMPEEDGLSIIRDLKRNTPVPVIMLTATASAVDRIVGLELGADDYLAKPCELRELLARIRSVLRRAVASAAGGKPETRERVRFGTKWLDLAGHMLRDDDGAEHTLTSSEFNLLKAFAENPRRVLSRDRLLDLAGARDPEAFDRAIDVRITRIRKKIEPDPEVPAFIKTVRGAGYMFLPDGEKR, translated from the coding sequence ATGACCGCCGCCAACCAGCACATCATGGTGGTCGACGACGAGCCGGCCGCCCGCGACATGGTCGGCGACTATCTCAAGATGCACGGCTTCCAGGTGACGCTCTGCGACGGCGCGGCCTCGCTCCGGCGCGCCATTGCCGCCGGCCGGCCCGACCTGATCGTGCTCGACCTCAACATGCCCGAAGAGGATGGCCTGTCGATCATCCGCGACCTCAAGCGTAATACGCCGGTGCCGGTGATCATGCTGACCGCGACGGCCAGCGCGGTCGACCGGATCGTCGGGCTGGAGCTCGGCGCCGACGACTATCTCGCCAAGCCCTGCGAATTGCGCGAGCTGCTCGCCCGCATCCGTTCGGTGCTGCGCCGGGCGGTGGCGTCGGCCGCCGGCGGCAAGCCGGAAACCAGGGAGCGTGTCCGCTTCGGCACCAAGTGGCTCGATCTCGCCGGCCATATGCTGCGCGACGACGATGGCGCCGAGCACACGCTGACCTCGTCCGAGTTCAATCTCCTGAAGGCCTTTGCCGAGAACCCGCGCCGGGTGCTGTCGCGCGACCGGCTGCTCGATCTGGCCGGCGCGCGCGACCCGGAGGCTTTCGACCGGGCGATCGATGTGCGCATCACCCGCATCCGCAAGAAGATCGAGCCGGATCCGGAAGTGCCGGCCTTCATCAAGACGGTGCGCGGCGCCGGTTACATGTTCCTGCCCGATGGCGAGAAGCGCTGA
- a CDS encoding L,D-transpeptidase has product MRRLALAAALSLAAFAGTSAQAAPNFMIDPDTRQPMMTAPLMQQARSQAQAIPREVVSFTGAYAPGTVVVDTNSRRLFYVLPGRQAISYGIGVGRPGFEWGGSQHITRKQEWPDWRPPVQMLQRRPDLPRFMAGGPQNPLGARAMYLGSSLYRIHGSNEPHTIGQAVSSGCIRMLNDDVVDLYNRVQVGTRVVVLR; this is encoded by the coding sequence ATGCGCCGCCTTGCTCTCGCCGCCGCCCTGTCGCTCGCCGCTTTCGCCGGCACCTCGGCCCAGGCCGCCCCGAATTTCATGATCGACCCCGATACCCGCCAGCCGATGATGACCGCGCCGCTGATGCAGCAGGCGCGCTCCCAGGCCCAGGCCATTCCGCGCGAGGTGGTGAGCTTCACCGGGGCTTATGCGCCGGGCACGGTCGTGGTCGATACCAATTCCCGCCGCCTCTTTTACGTGCTGCCGGGCCGGCAGGCGATCAGCTACGGCATCGGCGTCGGCCGGCCGGGCTTCGAATGGGGCGGCAGCCAGCACATCACGCGCAAGCAGGAATGGCCGGATTGGCGCCCGCCGGTGCAGATGTTGCAGCGCCGGCCGGACCTGCCGCGCTTCATGGCCGGTGGCCCGCAGAACCCGCTCGGCGCTCGCGCCATGTATCTCGGCTCGTCGCTCTACCGCATCCACGGCTCCAACGAGCCGCACACCATTGGCCAGGCCGTGTCCTCCGGCTGCATCCGCATGCTGAACGACGATGTCGTCGATCTGTACAACCGCGTCCAGGTCGGCACCCGCGTGGTCGTCCTGCGCTGA
- a CDS encoding GlsB/YeaQ/YmgE family stress response membrane protein, with protein MNETQIGWIAAIIVGGFAGWFAQMFMRANTGILGNVVLGVVGAAVASALLGLFGVSFAGTLGYLVAGFIGACILIGVGRAVRG; from the coding sequence ATGAATGAGACTCAGATCGGCTGGATCGCAGCCATTATCGTTGGCGGCTTCGCCGGTTGGTTCGCTCAGATGTTCATGCGCGCCAATACCGGCATCCTGGGCAACGTCGTCCTTGGTGTCGTCGGCGCCGCGGTCGCCAGCGCCCTGCTGGGGCTGTTCGGCGTGTCGTTTGCCGGCACGCTCGGCTATCTGGTCGCCGGTTTCATTGGCGCCTGCATCCTGATCGGCGTCGGCCGGGCGGTGCGTGGATAG
- a CDS encoding Lrp/AsnC family transcriptional regulator, whose product MPLDDRDRGLIAALRRNARESLVALARRVGLSRSATQERLRRLERDGVILGYTVRLGQAAEAAPVRALIAVSFTPGRNCDHVVPRLAGIPEILACQSLAGAIDLMLTVDCASTVALDQVRQAIASTSGVADATTHLVLRSHFDGR is encoded by the coding sequence GTGCCGCTCGACGACCGGGATCGCGGGCTGATCGCCGCGCTGCGCCGCAATGCGCGCGAAAGTCTGGTCGCGCTCGCCCGCCGTGTCGGGCTGTCGCGCAGCGCGACGCAGGAACGGCTGCGCCGTCTTGAACGCGACGGCGTCATCCTCGGCTATACCGTGCGCCTCGGCCAGGCCGCCGAAGCGGCCCCGGTGCGCGCGCTGATCGCGGTCAGCTTCACGCCGGGGCGCAATTGCGACCATGTCGTACCGCGGCTCGCCGGCATCCCGGAAATCCTCGCCTGCCAGTCGCTCGCCGGCGCGATCGACCTGATGCTGACGGTCGACTGCGCCTCGACCGTCGCACTCGACCAGGTTCGTCAGGCGATCGCCTCGACCTCGGGTGTCGCCGATGCGACCACTCATCTCGTCCTGCGCAGCCATTTCGACGGGCGTTAG
- a CDS encoding cysteine hydrolase family protein, protein MLSDQTAALLPIDMQKAFDQPPWPPRWNRELDRNGHALLAAWRRAGRPILHVRHDSVQPGSSLRPGEPGHGWREGFAPRGDEPMIAKSVNAAFIGTDLDLRLRRLGVTTIVAFGLSTDMCVSTSIRVGANLGYRMILASDACDCFDLPDGQGGVIPAAAIHAAHVATLRFEFATVATTAELLAAAAAA, encoded by the coding sequence ATGCTGTCGGACCAGACCGCCGCACTGTTGCCGATCGACATGCAGAAGGCCTTCGACCAGCCGCCTTGGCCACCGCGCTGGAACCGCGAGCTCGACCGCAACGGCCACGCTTTGCTTGCCGCCTGGCGCCGGGCCGGCCGGCCGATCCTGCATGTCCGGCATGATTCGGTGCAGCCAGGGTCCAGCCTGCGCCCGGGCGAGCCCGGCCATGGTTGGCGCGAGGGCTTTGCGCCTCGAGGTGACGAACCCATGATCGCCAAGAGCGTCAATGCCGCCTTCATCGGCACCGATCTCGATTTGCGGCTGCGCCGGCTCGGCGTCACCACGATCGTGGCCTTCGGCCTTTCGACCGATATGTGCGTCTCGACCAGCATTCGCGTCGGCGCCAATCTCGGCTACCGGATGATCCTGGCGAGCGACGCCTGCGACTGTTTCGATCTGCCTGATGGCCAGGGCGGCGTCATTCCGGCGGCGGCCATCCACGCCGCCCATGTCGCGACCTTGAGGTTCGAGTTCGCCACCGTCGCGACGACGGCCGAACTCCTCGCCGCGGCCGCCGCCGCTTGA
- a CDS encoding YbhB/YbcL family Raf kinase inhibitor-like protein, producing the protein MAFMLESPAFPNGGSIPRKYAREGANLSPPLRWKEAPPETRSFALIVEDPDAPSGVFRHWAIYNIDRQRDQLPEGTTRGAKTESLGHGVNDFGNAHYDGPQPPRGHGIHHYHFRLAALDVETLKLGEGARVDAVWARARPHIIAEAELIGTFESSQPNDR; encoded by the coding sequence ATGGCCTTCATGCTTGAAAGCCCCGCCTTCCCCAATGGTGGATCGATCCCGCGAAAATATGCGCGAGAGGGCGCAAATCTCTCGCCACCGCTCAGGTGGAAGGAGGCGCCACCCGAGACGAGAAGTTTCGCGTTGATCGTCGAAGATCCCGATGCCCCCTCCGGCGTGTTCCGGCATTGGGCGATCTACAACATCGACCGCCAGCGCGATCAACTGCCCGAGGGCACGACGCGCGGAGCCAAGACCGAGAGCCTGGGGCACGGCGTCAATGATTTCGGCAACGCCCACTATGACGGGCCGCAGCCGCCGCGCGGGCACGGCATTCACCACTACCATTTCCGCCTCGCGGCGCTCGATGTCGAGACGCTGAAACTCGGCGAGGGCGCCCGGGTCGACGCCGTCTGGGCGCGCGCCCGCCCGCATATCATCGCCGAGGCGGAACTGATCGGGACCTTCGAGAGCAGCCAGCCGAACGACAGGTGA
- a CDS encoding glycine/sarcosine/betaine reductase selenoprotein B family protein: protein MTADDNLGFAPDDDQPIAYMQRTRDYYLTLGYGNPYRWAHYDHVPFQPLAKPLTQSRVALVTTAAPYQADKGDQGPGAAYNASAKFYAAYSGRSDEDHDVRISHIAYDRTHTTAEDPNSWFPLPLLRQFAAEGRIGALAPRFHGAPTNRSQKTTIETDAPEILERCRADGVDAVVLVPNCPVCHQTVSLVARHLEANGIATVVMGCAKDIVEFVGVPRFLFSDFPLGNSAGRPKNPVSQRQTLALALDLLEAAPGARTTMQSPQRWSASADWKRDFMNPARIPAEEIARQRAENDRQKAIAKTIRSDGRAAGC from the coding sequence ATGACGGCCGACGACAATCTCGGATTTGCGCCCGACGACGATCAGCCGATCGCCTATATGCAGCGGACCCGCGACTATTATCTGACGCTTGGCTACGGCAATCCCTATCGCTGGGCGCATTACGACCATGTGCCGTTCCAGCCGCTGGCGAAGCCGCTGACGCAGAGCCGGGTTGCCCTGGTCACGACCGCGGCCCCCTATCAGGCCGACAAGGGCGATCAGGGACCCGGGGCGGCCTATAACGCTTCGGCCAAGTTCTACGCGGCCTATTCCGGGCGGTCGGACGAGGATCACGACGTCAGGATCTCCCACATAGCCTATGACCGGACCCACACGACGGCCGAGGATCCGAACAGCTGGTTCCCGCTGCCGCTGCTTCGGCAGTTCGCGGCGGAGGGGCGCATTGGCGCGCTCGCACCGCGGTTTCACGGCGCGCCGACCAATCGCAGCCAGAAGACCACGATCGAGACCGACGCGCCCGAAATCCTCGAGCGCTGCCGGGCCGATGGCGTGGATGCCGTCGTGCTGGTGCCGAACTGCCCGGTCTGCCACCAGACCGTCAGCCTGGTGGCGCGACATCTGGAGGCGAACGGCATCGCCACCGTGGTCATGGGATGCGCCAAGGACATCGTCGAATTCGTCGGCGTGCCGCGCTTCCTGTTCAGCGACTTTCCACTCGGCAATTCCGCCGGCCGGCCGAAGAACCCGGTGTCGCAACGCCAGACGCTTGCGCTCGCCCTCGACCTGCTGGAAGCCGCGCCGGGCGCACGCACCACCATGCAGTCGCCGCAGCGCTGGAGCGCCAGCGCCGACTGGAAACGTGACTTCATGAATCCGGCGCGGATCCCGGCCGAAGAAATCGCCCGCCAGCGCGCGGAGAACGACCGGCAGAAAGCCATCGCCAAGACGATCCGCAGCGACGGCCGGGCCGCCGGCTGCTGA
- a CDS encoding LysR family transcriptional regulator has product MAVDLNLLLLFAEIAETPNLSRAAKRLGVSRSSISQRLKVLERQMGAQLLRRTTRRVDLTDAGRTAYEHAIRIREDASAVQAAMAGHTKHPRGHVRLSVPTGLGRLVLAPVLIDFLARYPDITLQVSFSNRVGDLIAGNIDVAVRIMSDPPDTVVARELCPVEWRLCAAPDLVEALPVANPDDLAGHAIVAPPPAGRDHVIQLRRNGRNRILSVVPRVQAEDFLFLQDALMAGAGIGMLPDYMADPAISDGRLMALLTDYQVIGPGDRILLLTTPTAHPAPAVRALVEFLRASVPDWALARRAGRPPPAGTESAALPRS; this is encoded by the coding sequence ATGGCTGTCGACCTCAACCTGCTTCTGCTGTTCGCCGAGATCGCCGAGACCCCCAATCTGAGCCGGGCGGCGAAACGCCTCGGCGTGTCGCGGTCGAGCATCAGCCAGCGCTTGAAGGTGCTGGAACGGCAGATGGGCGCGCAACTGTTGCGCCGCACCACCCGGCGCGTCGACCTGACCGATGCCGGCCGCACGGCCTATGAGCATGCGATCCGGATCCGCGAGGATGCCAGCGCGGTGCAGGCGGCCATGGCCGGGCATACCAAACATCCGCGCGGCCATGTCCGCTTGAGCGTGCCGACCGGCCTCGGCCGCCTCGTGCTGGCGCCGGTCCTCATCGACTTCCTGGCGCGCTATCCGGACATCACGCTGCAGGTCAGCTTCTCCAACCGGGTCGGCGACCTCATCGCCGGCAATATCGACGTCGCCGTCCGGATCATGTCGGATCCGCCGGATACCGTGGTGGCGCGCGAACTGTGCCCGGTCGAATGGCGGCTCTGCGCCGCGCCTGATCTTGTCGAGGCCTTGCCGGTTGCGAACCCCGACGATCTCGCCGGCCATGCCATCGTCGCGCCGCCGCCGGCCGGCCGCGACCACGTCATCCAGCTCAGGCGGAACGGCCGCAACCGCATCCTGTCGGTGGTGCCGCGGGTGCAGGCCGAGGATTTCCTGTTCCTTCAGGACGCGCTGATGGCCGGCGCCGGGATCGGCATGCTGCCGGACTACATGGCCGATCCGGCGATAAGCGACGGCAGGCTGATGGCGCTGCTGACCGACTATCAGGTCATCGGTCCGGGCGACCGGATCCTGCTCTTGACCACACCGACCGCACATCCGGCACCGGCAGTTCGTGCGCTGGTCGAATTCCTGCGCGCCTCGGTGCCGGACTGGGCGCTGGCCCGGCGCGCCGGCCGCCCGCCGCCGGCCGGCACCGAGAGCGCGGCATTGCCCCGCTCCTGA
- a CDS encoding SDR family oxidoreductase, with amino-acid sequence MFRQDLFAGQRVLITGGGTGLGRAMAGRLLALGAEIHICGRRTAVLEETATALMAEHGGKVAWHAVDIRDPDAVDAMVERIWTEAGPLTALINNAAGNFISRTEDLSHRGFNAIADIVFRGTFYVTQAVGKRWIAGGTGGAVLSIVVTWIWTGSPFVVPSAMSKAGIDAMTKSLAVEWGRYGIRLNAIAPGVIPTEGAMKRLRPAEAGEEDVARRNPLGRVGTEADLGDLAAFLLAPGSGWINGQTIALDGGDWLANRAYFTDYLAWGDAEWQAARARITAQNTTDKAGRDAPASSSEPRS; translated from the coding sequence ATGTTCAGGCAAGATCTGTTCGCCGGCCAGCGCGTGCTGATCACCGGTGGTGGCACCGGTCTCGGCCGCGCCATGGCCGGGCGCCTGCTGGCGCTCGGCGCGGAAATCCACATTTGCGGCCGCCGCACCGCGGTTCTCGAAGAGACCGCCACGGCCCTGATGGCCGAGCATGGCGGCAAGGTCGCCTGGCATGCCGTCGATATCCGTGATCCCGACGCGGTGGACGCGATGGTCGAGCGGATCTGGACCGAGGCCGGGCCGCTGACGGCGCTGATCAACAATGCCGCCGGCAATTTCATCAGCCGGACCGAAGACCTGTCGCACCGTGGCTTCAACGCCATTGCCGACATCGTGTTTCGCGGCACCTTTTATGTCACCCAAGCCGTCGGCAAGCGCTGGATTGCCGGCGGCACCGGCGGCGCGGTGCTGTCGATCGTGGTGACCTGGATCTGGACCGGCTCGCCTTTCGTCGTTCCCTCGGCCATGTCGAAGGCCGGCATCGACGCCATGACCAAGTCGCTGGCGGTCGAATGGGGCCGCTACGGCATTCGCCTGAACGCCATCGCGCCGGGCGTCATCCCGACCGAGGGCGCCATGAAGCGGCTGCGCCCGGCCGAAGCCGGCGAGGAGGATGTGGCCCGGCGGAACCCGCTCGGGCGGGTCGGCACCGAGGCCGATCTCGGCGATCTCGCGGCTTTCCTGCTGGCACCGGGAAGCGGCTGGATCAACGGCCAGACCATTGCGCTCGACGGCGGCGACTGGCTCGCCAACCGCGCCTATTTCACCGACTATCTGGCCTGGGGTGATGCCGAGTGGCAGGCCGCGCGCGCGCGCATCACCGCCCAGAACACCACCGACAAGGCCGGCCGCGACGCGCCGGCGTCGTCGTCGGAGCCGCGGTCATGA